The region ATATTAGAAGCTGTCTATTTGGCTGTGACGTTTAGCATACGCAAGTCACTGCAGTTGACCGACATTGGTTTATTTATTGCTCTCTTGTTTGATACCGCTTTTTGGATCACGTGGCTTTATTTTTCTGGTGGGGCAACCAATGCGTTTATTTCGCTATTGTTAATGCCCATCGCAATTGCTGCTGTTATTTTACCTCGTTGGGCTCCATGGACATTAACCTTAGTGTCCACATTGGCTTATAGTGTGATGCTTTATAGTGTTCCGCTAGATATGATGCAGGGTCACGGTATGGATATGGGATCTCATTATCTTGGAATGTGGCTTAATTTTGTCATTTCGTCGTTGGTGTTAACCACCAGTGTGGCATTCATTGCGAAGCGAATGCGCAGGCAAGATGCCGAGCTTTCATATATGCGTGAAGCACAATTAAGGCAAGAAAAGTTACTGGCTTTAGGTACGGTATCAGCCCAAATGGCTCATCAGTTAGCAACGCCATTATCAAGTTTGAGATTATTAATAGAAGAAGTTGCAGAGGGGGCTGATGCGAACACGTCAGCGGTGCAGGAGATGAATGTTGCTTTGTCTCGCTGCGAACAAACTTTAGTGAATTTGAGAGCCGCGACTGAATCAATACGGCAACAAAAGCAGTTTGAAATAGCAGCGGGGGAGCTATTGAATCAACTCGAACAGCAGGTGATGCTCTTGATGCCAGAGGTGCAACTTGACACCGCGTTGGGCATCGCTGCCCACGACTCATTAGTGCAAAGCGATACAAGCTTGTTGCCGGCTATTTTATCATTAATCGAAAACGCAGCGCGAGCAAGCAAGGAACATATGGGGGCGCAGAAAGTTAACGTTAATATCGAATTAGAGCGGCATTATTTAACACTTAGGGTCAGAGACTATGGCGCTGGGATCCCCAGCGGACTTATTTCTCAATTAGGTTATCAGTTAGTGGAGAGCCCCACTGGTATGGGGGTTGCGCTTATGTTGAGCCATGCAAGTTTCGAGCGTTTAGGGGGCAGTCTGTTGCTGGGAACGCATGTAGAAGGAGGCACTGTGGCTGAAGTGAGTTTACCATTAATATCATAAGGTTAGATCTTGAATATGATTGGGTTATGCTTGGCAGTCATGGCTGCAGCAGTGCCTTGATTGATTGTTGTGGAGAAAATGCAAATGAATAGTCATAAATTGTTGATTATTGAGGATGATCTCGCTCTGGCTGGGATATTAGATAGGCGTATGTCGCGCCATGGATTTAGTTGTCTTCAAGCCCATGATGCCAGCAAAGCGCTGTTGGAAGCTCGGCAGTTTAAGCCCACACACATTTTACTCGATATGAAGCTAGCGCAAGACAATGGCTTAAATTTGATTTCTCCATTACGCCATGTTTTGCCCAATGTGGTGATGGTGTTGTTGACGGGATATGCCAGTATTGCTACCGCGGTTGAAGCTATTCGTTTAGGTGCAGATAACTATTTAGCTAAACCTGTCGATACAGCAACGCTGTTGAACGCCTTAATTGAGCGGCAGACTAAAGGGGAATTGGTCGATCTTATTGAGCTGGATGAAAAACCACTGAATCCTAAGCGATTGGAATGGGAGCATATACAACAAGTGCTCAATCTCAATAAAGGCAATGTGTCGGTAACTGCACGTCAATTGGGGATGCATCGACGTACTTTACAGCGTAAATTACTTAAAAAACCAACCTTAGATAATCGTCATTCTGAGGTATGTTAATCGCAGGTCTTGGAGTGTTATTTTTGATAAGTTTGTTTGCCATCCTTGGCTTCTCATTATGATATTTTTATTGGCTCAATTAGAAGCGATACTCGCCAGTCACCCAAGCATTCATACCGATACCTTGCATACGCTCACCAGAGGCGAGATCGCCGCCCATAACCCGGTTATATCCAGCTAAATGGTCTTCATATTCAGTATCAAACAAGTTGTTGACGCCTGCTTTTAGCATCCAGCTATCGGCGTTATATCCCGCTGAAATATTCATCAAGGCGTAACCGGCTGTGGTTGCTTCTAATTGAGTCTCAGATACCTCATTTTGCGCTGCGACTGCGACTCCTTCAATGCGCCCTTGCCAATGCCCATTTTGATAGTTAAGACCCAAATTGACTTTAGGTGGTGCTATTCGATATAGATTATCGTCGATATCACGTCGCTCCCCTTTGATATAGCTGGCGTTCATATCGATTTTCCAATTATCAGCGAGTTGATAAAGGGCTGCGACATCCATGCCATATAGTTGCGCATCAACATTGGCAAACTGCATGGGGTTGTCATCTCCCATCATTTGGGCTGCCATGATCACTGCAGGATCGCTTGATTGAACCCCTTGAATATAGTTGTCGATACGATTGAAGAAAATACGTGGGCTGATGGAAAATTTGTCAGTGGTAAATTCAGTCCCGAGTTCCAGCTGATAAGCGGTTTCAAGCTCAAGATCCATTTGGCCAACATAGGTGCGGCCATCAGCAAGTCCGCCGGTTGATTGCATTGGTACCCATAAGTATCTTTGCTGATAGCTGGCACTGTCTTGTTTACGCGCTAAACCTAAAATCCAGCTCAGCTGTTCATTTACCTGATAGCGACCATTTATCACCAGATCTAACCCCGTTTGTGACTGAGATCGGTCAGCATCATTGTATCTGTCCATCAAGGTTTTAATCGCAGGCATGCTGCCTGCCATAGAATGTTCAACTTCATCTGCATCGGTTTGATAATGTTTAACGCGTGCACCTAGTTGCCAATTCCACTGGCCGATATCTTGTTGCCATTGAGCGAAAGCGCTATAAGTATTGTCTTTAACGCCATTAAAATTATCGACATTAAACATGGCATTAGTGGGATCCGATATCACCGAATTATGTTCACTCAGTTGGGTATTTAACCCGAATAACCAAGCTTCTTTACCGAAGGATATTTCACCATCGAATCCTGTGCTATCGGCACTATTATAGCGGGCGTTCATGGTTGGCATCTTCATGCGTTCACTGAAATTATCCATGCCATGTTTGGCATCGCTATAGGCTAAATGCCAGTTAAGATCCCAATGATTAATTTCATGTTCACCTTCTACTTTAATGCGATCGGTGCGAATAAAATCAATATCCATAGGTAAAGCTGGCGTACCTGCTGCGGTGGTCTCTAAGTGCTGGTAACCTATTGCAATTGATTCATCAATTGAGTCTGAATGACTTAAATTGACACGGTACTGCCCACCCACCATGGTTTTGTCATAGGTGGTTGGTTTGATTTCTTTATTGCCACCAGTGGTGATATTGTCCTGACCTTTTAAGATGTCAGTATAGACGAGTAAAGCATGATCTTGCCCTCCCACGTTAGCTTTAGCGCCTAGGTGACTGCGCTGACCATTATCTTGGTATTGACCAGCGACTTTGCCACTGGTCTCGTCGAAGTTAGCTTGAGATTCTACGACCTTAATACTGCCGCCTAAAGTGTCTACTCCTGATGATACCGGTGCTATACCTCGCGTCATCTCAAGGCTTTCTGAATTAATTAAACTGGCGTAGCTTAGTGGGGTGTCCATTGCATTAGGGCCTGCTCCTGGCAGGGATACCCCATTAACTTGAGTGTTAACGCGATCGCCAAATAGGCCACGGTATTGTGCTATGCCAGTGACGGGACCATTACTGTTGACGGCAGCGCCAGGTAGGTTTTCCAGTAAGCCACTGATGTCAGTTTTGGGAACACTTGATTCAGGACTTACTGCACTCGATATTCCTTGGTGCTGGCCGGTGATTTCAATGATTTCGATATCATTGTCATCGGCATACGAAGGAGTGACGGAGATAAGGGTTGAAGCAAGAGAGAGTGAAACAAGAGAGGTTGGTAACTTCATCATGATTTTATGGCTATGTTGTCATCTATTTATACAGGTGTTGCAATAATGACAGCGCGAAGAGGGACTGACAAAATAAATGCAGTAACTGCGACACCTTGTCGCAGTGGGTCTGTGTGTTCTTGTTGTATTTTTTGGCCGATTACTGTCTCATTTTGTTGTTGATTGTTCTAATGCAATTATTTGAATTTCGATTTTTTCAGCTTCTGCAGTGATCATTGAATATGATTTTATATCACCATTTCTTTGTGCATGCATAGCTTGTTCAAGTTTAGCAGCGTACAGTTTTTCTAACTTTTTAATCGGGTCATTTTTAAATAATGAAAACATATGCGAATAATATTCAGTGGGCTGTTTAAGTCTATACGGTTATCAATTGGTTTTGGTTCATATTTTTTTAGTTTTACAAGAGTTATTTTAGTGAATGTTTATTCTGTTTTTTAATCGTGGAATAAATATCTTCCATGGCACCAATAAATGAATTTGAGCGTGCCCAAAATTCGGGGTAGTCACCTTGTTTTTGATCAATGAAGCCTGAATATCGATTGTGTCTTGATCTATTGTGGATAATTCCCAATCTGTCATGTAATTCTGTTGGTGTAAGGCCTCTAAATTGGAATAGTAACATAGGGTTACTGTCTAGAATGTTGGCTGTTCGAAAATAGACGCCAGCGATATGTTTACATGGGGTAGCATCATCAGGACAATCACAATGGGCTTTTATATCCTGGTAAGTTTTAGGTAAAAAATGTGTGTTTCCAAACGCCTCTTCAATATTACTTGGCATTTCATTGAGCATTAATTTAGATAACCAGCCGGGGTTATTGCTCAAGGTGCTGATAATACTTTGCCATTGTTTGTCTGATATGGGGTTAAAAGTGAGTGAAACTTTATACCTTGGTTCTTTTGTTACCTCGAAGTAAGGATTGATGTTACCTCGTATTGTGGCTTCTATCTGGTTGTCGATAATATCAAACTGGAGTACTCGACTGTCAGTATGGTAGGCGCGGCCACGTTGTCATTGGAGGTTACTCTGCAGTGAGCAAGTCTTCGACTCCTACTATGCCGAAGTATTGAACTGAGTTTTTTATCGAAATTTTTTTTGCGATCAAATGACCATCTTTAAAAATCTTAATGACTTTTTTACCCCCTCTGTCGTTGGTGGAATATTCATGATCATCGTTGAGGCGAAGGTTGTCGAACTGAGTTTTCATTATAAGGTGCATAAATTCCTCATTAAGTAAGTTTATGTGATCCCTACCTATTTATCACTCTCTTAATTTAGCAGTTAGTGATTAAATGTTAAACATTTATTTCATATTGTATAGTGAGCTGGTCCTATGTTTATGCTAGATCTCAGCAATAAACAACACACGCTTATATTTAATACCATTGGTATTAAATATTCATACGGACTCAGATAGTCTACTGCTGATATATATTCTTTATGCATCGGATTTGCATTTTGAAGGGGACCATCTGGATGTAACCACAATCGTTGGTGGTGATAATACGGTCTGTGTGATAGTACAAAGCAGGTATCGCTTTTGAACAGAGTTAATAATAAATGGGGATCGCAATAGGATCCCTGACATTGATTGGTTGGTTAGCTATTCCTCATCTTCATCTTCCCACTCGATGCCCATTTCATTCATTAAGCGTTTTACTTCTGCTGGAATGCTGTCAGGTTTATCTTTTGACAGGTCTTCATCATTCGGCAGGGGCTGACCTGTATAGGCATGTAAAAAAGCTTCGCAAAGCAGTTCACTATTCGTGGCGTGACGTAGGTTTTTTACCTGACGGCGTGTACGTTCGTCGGTTAATACCTTAAGTACTTTTAAGGGAATGGACACAGTAATTTTTTTTACTTGTTCATTCTTCTTGCCGTGTTCAGCATAGGGGCTGATGTAATCGCCATTCCACTTAGTCATTGACTCACCTGTAAATTCAAAATTCGGGGCAGATTTTAACCCTTTAATTTGTACAGTCAAATTATTGCCTCTTATTTCCATTAAATGCAAATAGATCCTGCCATATTTGGATGTTTAGATGCCTAGATGTCTGTTATAGGATTGACTAGGGTGACACACTTAGGTATTTTAGACGTCCAGACATCTATTTGTTGTGTTGGATATAAAGTATGATGCTCAGTAATTCGCTTAGGAGTCATAGATGACAGAACGTAAATTAGCCACCATCGCAGTACGCCAAGGGATTGAGTCCGATACTCAACATGGTGCAGTAGTCCCGCCTATTTATCTTTCCACCAATTACGCTTTTGATGGACACCAAAATCCAAGAGAATTTGATTATAGTCGCTCAGGCAATCCAACACGTTCGATTTTGGGCGATGCCATTGCTGGTTTAGAAAGAGGGGCTACCGGTGTGGTGACCTGTACAGGTATGGCCGCCATTACGTTAGTGACTAGTTTGTTAGGCCCTGACGATCTTTTACTTGTTCCCCATGATTGTTATGGTGGTAGTTATCGATTGTTTACTAATTTGGCTAAAAAAGGCCAATTTAAGCTAAAGGTCATTGATCAAGCCGATAGTCAGGCCTTCAGCGATGCGATAGCACTTAAACCTAAAATTGTGTGGCTGGAAACGCCATCGAATCCTTTGCTTAGAGTTGTCGATATTGAAGCGATTGCGACAGCAAGTCATGCTGTCGAAGCTCTGGTAGCGGTCGATAATACCTTTTTGTCACCTATTTTACAGCAACCACTTTTGCTCGGCGCTGATATCGTTGTTCATTCGACCACTAAATACATTAATGGCCATAGTGATGTTGTTGGTGGCGCTGTGGTTGCTAAAGATCCGCAGTTAGGAGAGTTATTGCATTGG is a window of Shewanella sp. VB17 DNA encoding:
- a CDS encoding TonB-dependent receptor, which produces MMKLPTSLVSLSLASTLISVTPSYADDNDIEIIEITGQHQGISSAVSPESSVPKTDISGLLENLPGAAVNSNGPVTGIAQYRGLFGDRVNTQVNGVSLPGAGPNAMDTPLSYASLINSESLEMTRGIAPVSSGVDTLGGSIKVVESQANFDETSGKVAGQYQDNGQRSHLGAKANVGGQDHALLVYTDILKGQDNITTGGNKEIKPTTYDKTMVGGQYRVNLSHSDSIDESIAIGYQHLETTAAGTPALPMDIDFIRTDRIKVEGEHEINHWDLNWHLAYSDAKHGMDNFSERMKMPTMNARYNSADSTGFDGEISFGKEAWLFGLNTQLSEHNSVISDPTNAMFNVDNFNGVKDNTYSAFAQWQQDIGQWNWQLGARVKHYQTDADEVEHSMAGSMPAIKTLMDRYNDADRSQSQTGLDLVINGRYQVNEQLSWILGLARKQDSASYQQRYLWVPMQSTGGLADGRTYVGQMDLELETAYQLELGTEFTTDKFSISPRIFFNRIDNYIQGVQSSDPAVIMAAQMMGDDNPMQFANVDAQLYGMDVAALYQLADNWKIDMNASYIKGERRDIDDNLYRIAPPKVNLGLNYQNGHWQGRIEGVAVAAQNEVSETQLEATTAGYALMNISAGYNADSWMLKAGVNNLFDTEYEDHLAGYNRVMGGDLASGERMQGIGMNAWVTGEYRF
- the metJ gene encoding met regulon transcriptional regulator MetJ, which translates into the protein MTKWNGDYISPYAEHGKKNEQVKKITVSIPLKVLKVLTDERTRRQVKNLRHATNSELLCEAFLHAYTGQPLPNDEDLSKDKPDSIPAEVKRLMNEMGIEWEDEDEE
- the metB gene encoding cystathionine gamma-synthase, translated to MTERKLATIAVRQGIESDTQHGAVVPPIYLSTNYAFDGHQNPREFDYSRSGNPTRSILGDAIAGLERGATGVVTCTGMAAITLVTSLLGPDDLLLVPHDCYGGSYRLFTNLAKKGQFKLKVIDQADSQAFSDAIALKPKIVWLETPSNPLLRVVDIEAIATASHAVEALVAVDNTFLSPILQQPLLLGADIVVHSTTKYINGHSDVVGGAVVAKDPQLGELLHWWSNTLGLTGSAFDSYLTLRGIRTLPIRIREHQANAQKVLDVLINSNAVDKVYYPGLKDHPGHEIAAKQQQGFGAMLSFELKGGESELVAFLAKLSVFSVAESLGGVESLVAVPATMTHRAMDPEARAEAGVKDTLIRLSVGIEDADDLVADIKAGLAAASSANC
- a CDS encoding sensor histidine kinase KdpD yields the protein MLKSIFWQKLPNVSASDQLAALRILGLILKLVLTFLVADTFGLSLGSSELNYALILEAVYLAVTFSIRKSLQLTDIGLFIALLFDTAFWITWLYFSGGATNAFISLLLMPIAIAAVILPRWAPWTLTLVSTLAYSVMLYSVPLDMMQGHGMDMGSHYLGMWLNFVISSLVLTTSVAFIAKRMRRQDAELSYMREAQLRQEKLLALGTVSAQMAHQLATPLSSLRLLIEEVAEGADANTSAVQEMNVALSRCEQTLVNLRAATESIRQQKQFEIAAGELLNQLEQQVMLLMPEVQLDTALGIAAHDSLVQSDTSLLPAILSLIENAARASKEHMGAQKVNVNIELERHYLTLRVRDYGAGIPSGLISQLGYQLVESPTGMGVALMLSHASFERLGGSLLLGTHVEGGTVAEVSLPLIS
- a CDS encoding response regulator transcription factor is translated as MNSHKLLIIEDDLALAGILDRRMSRHGFSCLQAHDASKALLEARQFKPTHILLDMKLAQDNGLNLISPLRHVLPNVVMVLLTGYASIATAVEAIRLGADNYLAKPVDTATLLNALIERQTKGELVDLIELDEKPLNPKRLEWEHIQQVLNLNKGNVSVTARQLGMHRRTLQRKLLKKPTLDNRHSEVC
- a CDS encoding SWIM zinc finger family protein; its protein translation is MSNNPGWLSKLMLNEMPSNIEEAFGNTHFLPKTYQDIKAHCDCPDDATPCKHIAGVYFRTANILDSNPMLLFQFRGLTPTELHDRLGIIHNRSRHNRYSGFIDQKQGDYPEFWARSNSFIGAMEDIYSTIKKQNKHSLK
- a CDS encoding DUF6435 family protein — translated: MFSLFKNDPIKKLEKLYAAKLEQAMHAQRNGDIKSYSMITAEAEKIEIQIIALEQSTTK